From Dehalococcoidales bacterium:
GCCCCCGATATCTATGGTGACCACTTTGTTCTGGTTGTTCAGCACTATGCCGTCGATGATATTTTCCACGCCGACAAACTCGGCGACTTCCCTGTTCCGGGGTGAGGTGAATATGTCAGCAGAGCTCCCGGTCTGCAGAAGCTCCCCGCTGGCCAGCATTCCGATTCTGTCCGCCAGGCGCTGGCCCTGCGCCATATCGTGGGTCGACATTACTATCGTGGTCGCGCGGCGTTGAATGATGCCCGTTATCAGCTCCTCGATCCTCGATGCTGAAATCGGGTCGAGATTAGCCGTCGGCTCATCCAGCAGCAGCACCTCAGGCTCAATAGCCACCGCCCTGGCGATAGCTACTCTCTGCACTTCTCCCCCGGATAAGGTCCGGGCGTTACGCTCTTTCTCGGCGGAGAGACCGACCATGTCCAGGATATTGCCGGCTTTCCGCCGGATATCCTCCTTCCCCATGCCCCTCCATTTCAGTCCGTAAGCGATGTTATCATAGATACTGGCGTTGAATACCACCGGTTTCTGCAGCACGAACGCCATGCGGCGGCGGATTGCCAGGCGCTCCCGTCCCGCCCTGGCGGTATCTATTCCGTCAAAGTAGATTTGCCCGGAATACGGAACGTCAATAAGGTCGAGCAACCGGAGGAGGGTGGTCTTACCGGCGCCGGTGGGGCCAATCAGGGCGAAGACTTCCCCCCGCTCCACCCTCAGGTTGATATTCGTCAGAATATCCCGCGT
This genomic window contains:
- a CDS encoding ABC transporter ATP-binding protein; this encodes MPLIETVNLCQRRGTRDILTNINLRVERGEVFALIGPTGAGKTTLLRLLDLIDVPYSGQIYFDGIDTARAGRERLAIRRRMAFVLQKPVVFNASIYDNIAYGLKWRGMGKEDIRRKAGNILDMVGLSAEKERNARTLSGGEVQRVAIARAVAIEPEVLLLDEPTANLDPISASRIEELITGIIQRRATTIVMSTHDMAQGQRLADRIGMLASGELLQTGSSADIFTSPRNREVAEFVGVENIIDGIVLNNQNKVVTIDIGGSVIEAISHYAPGEPVSVCIRPEDITLSLSRIASSARNSFTGKVTRTVSMGPLSRVEIDCGFAVVSLVTRKSAEEMALDRGTPVYASFKATGVHVIKRESH